In bacterium, a single genomic region encodes these proteins:
- a CDS encoding cytochrome c3 family protein: ATTYPDHAQSGFPTTCAACHSTSAWQPAAFDHDTTAFPLTGAHRTTDCLSCHSQGYTGTPTACVACHQSDYDGTNDPNHQAANFPTSCQECHSTTAWTPANWDHDNQYFPIYSGKHRGEWNSCTECHVVATDYGAFECILCHEHNQTDMDRKHQGEARDYQYLSSACYQCHPDGTVPN; the protein is encoded by the coding sequence GCGACCACCTATCCGGACCACGCCCAGTCGGGGTTCCCGACAACGTGCGCGGCCTGCCACTCGACCAGCGCCTGGCAGCCCGCGGCCTTCGACCACGACACGACGGCCTTCCCGCTGACGGGGGCCCACCGCACGACCGACTGCCTGTCCTGCCACAGCCAGGGGTACACGGGCACGCCCACCGCCTGCGTGGCATGCCACCAGTCGGACTACGACGGGACGAACGACCCCAACCACCAGGCGGCGAACTTCCCGACCTCGTGCCAGGAGTGCCACTCGACGACGGCCTGGACGCCGGCGAACTGGGATCACGACAACCAGTACTTCCCCATCTACTCCGGCAAGCATCGCGGCGAGTGGAACTCGTGCACCGAATGCCACGTGGTGGCGACCGACTACGGCGCCTTCGAGTGCATCCTGTGCCACGAGCACAACCAGACCGACATGGACCGCAAGCACCAGGGCGAGGCCAGGGACTACCAGTACCTGAGTTCGGCCTGCTACCAGTGCCACCCGGACGGAACGGTGCCCAATTGA